From the Pseudoalteromonas tunicata genome, one window contains:
- a CDS encoding TonB-dependent receptor encodes MLAKNFKKSLLAVNIGLIMTAGLTGTVYAADEVKVKEDVEVIEVRGIRRSLEASMNTKRFANAVVDAVSAEDIGKFPDNNVAEALGRVPGVTVSRQFGEGSSVSIRGASNSLTLTTLNGQNVASAGWYSQQAIDRTFNYSMLPPELIAGMDVYKSSQADLLEGGVGGTVVVKTRKPLDLDALTVFGSAKATKSSIGDETDPALSALVSWKNDTENFGILGSIARSDYSLERRGVEALPNWGGRIAPTAFVQERERTAVDFVLQYAPTENLDFGLHYMNLELGADGVNNQVWVPQNLSDACEKNADGVEIKCTTDQAWVTENGLGGNGYYDVRPRNATMETELFAFDFKFQGDGFKVEGQIGTSEATGGTNFETNVAYISGVGGAVGTIDATGNVIDLDLVDKSFPLPSAGEYVGWEGLQPNSIVNEPRTDEETYAQIDLEFDTDFGLITSIKTGARWSDHDVVRDQNRPILKGFDGDAQAALVDSSRFVNGTIAAGMDNTSIPKADGGAMVAYSKEFIDGWVRARSGYASLNEESIALYVMANFQGDNFRGNFGLRYVSTDASSTAYALDPTLVDTVNPINNGYSMNTVTEDHDYSEFLPSVNIAYNYSEDIIIRASASTVISRPNYNDMFANSALSGYADNDPQNQTVVKGTPTLSPFKANQADLGVEYYFSPSSLVSAAIFWKDVATFTTFSQVADQAIGIVDPGTGEDSWLLQSYKDGDGGDVLGLELQLQHSFDNGFGAIVNYTYADANANAENFVDHNPIFSDSSEHTVNTVLFYENDDFSARAAYSWRSEYMIRETGFYGAREHQDFGTLDLSATYKISDNFTVIADITNLLEEDSVQIGNHQKWGGSDAKRFSKGYPAYAYQGEARYSLGVQFRF; translated from the coding sequence GTGTTAGCTAAAAATTTTAAAAAAAGCTTACTAGCAGTTAACATCGGTCTAATTATGACCGCTGGCTTGACTGGTACTGTTTATGCTGCAGATGAAGTTAAAGTTAAAGAAGACGTTGAAGTAATCGAAGTACGTGGTATTCGTCGTTCACTTGAAGCTTCAATGAATACAAAACGTTTTGCAAATGCTGTTGTTGATGCAGTGTCAGCAGAAGACATTGGTAAGTTTCCAGATAACAATGTTGCTGAAGCATTAGGCCGCGTTCCAGGTGTTACAGTATCTCGTCAATTCGGTGAAGGCTCTTCAGTATCAATTCGTGGTGCTTCTAACTCACTAACGTTAACGACTTTAAATGGTCAAAACGTAGCCTCAGCTGGTTGGTATTCACAACAAGCAATCGATCGTACATTTAACTATTCTATGTTGCCACCTGAGTTAATTGCAGGCATGGATGTTTATAAATCTTCACAAGCTGACCTTCTTGAAGGTGGTGTGGGTGGTACTGTTGTTGTTAAAACGCGCAAGCCTTTAGATTTAGATGCTTTAACTGTGTTTGGTTCAGCTAAAGCTACAAAATCTTCAATTGGTGATGAGACTGATCCTGCTTTATCTGCATTAGTTAGTTGGAAAAATGATACTGAAAACTTTGGTATTTTAGGCTCGATTGCTCGTTCTGATTATTCTTTAGAACGCCGCGGTGTTGAAGCGCTTCCTAACTGGGGTGGTCGTATCGCACCTACAGCATTTGTTCAAGAACGAGAACGAACAGCTGTTGATTTTGTTTTGCAATATGCTCCAACTGAAAATCTAGATTTTGGCCTACATTATATGAACCTTGAATTAGGTGCTGATGGTGTTAACAATCAAGTTTGGGTACCGCAAAATTTATCTGATGCATGTGAAAAAAATGCTGATGGTGTTGAAATTAAATGTACTACAGATCAAGCTTGGGTTACTGAGAATGGTTTAGGTGGTAATGGTTATTACGATGTGCGTCCTCGTAATGCGACTATGGAAACTGAACTTTTTGCATTTGATTTTAAATTCCAAGGTGATGGTTTTAAAGTTGAAGGTCAAATCGGTACGTCTGAAGCCACTGGTGGTACTAATTTTGAAACGAATGTTGCATACATCTCAGGTGTGGGTGGTGCTGTAGGTACTATCGATGCAACTGGTAATGTCATTGATTTAGACCTAGTTGATAAGTCTTTCCCACTTCCATCTGCGGGCGAATATGTTGGTTGGGAAGGTTTACAACCAAACTCAATCGTTAACGAGCCACGTACAGACGAAGAAACATATGCACAAATTGATCTAGAATTTGATACTGATTTTGGTTTAATTACGTCAATTAAAACGGGTGCTCGTTGGTCTGATCATGATGTTGTTCGTGACCAAAATCGTCCAATCCTAAAAGGATTTGATGGCGACGCACAAGCTGCGCTAGTGGATTCTTCTCGTTTTGTGAATGGCACAATTGCTGCGGGTATGGATAATACATCAATCCCTAAAGCTGATGGCGGAGCAATGGTTGCTTACTCTAAAGAGTTTATCGATGGCTGGGTAAGAGCTCGTTCAGGTTATGCCTCACTTAATGAAGAGTCGATTGCACTTTATGTAATGGCGAATTTCCAAGGTGATAACTTCCGTGGTAACTTCGGTCTTCGTTACGTAAGTACAGATGCAAGTTCAACAGCATATGCACTAGATCCGACGTTAGTTGATACTGTTAACCCTATTAACAATGGTTACAGCATGAATACGGTAACAGAAGATCATGATTATTCTGAGTTTTTACCTAGTGTAAATATTGCGTATAACTATTCTGAAGATATTATTATCCGTGCTTCAGCATCAACAGTAATTTCTCGTCCTAACTACAACGACATGTTTGCAAACTCTGCACTTAGCGGTTACGCAGATAATGATCCACAAAACCAAACAGTTGTTAAAGGTACTCCAACACTTAGCCCGTTTAAAGCAAATCAAGCTGACTTAGGTGTTGAATATTATTTCTCTCCGTCGAGCTTAGTATCTGCTGCGATATTCTGGAAAGATGTAGCTACATTTACTACTTTCTCTCAGGTAGCAGACCAAGCAATTGGTATTGTTGATCCAGGTACAGGTGAAGATAGCTGGTTATTACAATCATATAAAGATGGTGATGGTGGTGATGTTTTAGGTTTAGAACTTCAATTACAACATTCATTTGATAATGGTTTTGGTGCAATTGTTAACTACACCTACGCTGATGCAAATGCAAATGCTGAAAACTTTGTTGATCACAACCCAATCTTCTCTGATTCATCAGAGCACACAGTTAATACCGTGTTATTCTATGAGAATGATGATTTCTCAGCTCGAGCTGCTTATTCATGGCGTTCAGAGTATATGATCCGTGAAACAGGTTTCTATGGTGCTCGTGAACATCAAGACTTTGGTACACTTGATTTAAGTGCTACATATAAGATTAGTGATAACTTCACTGTAATTGCTGATATTACAAATCTTCTTGAAGAAGATAGCGTTCAGATTGGTAATCATCAAAAGTGGGGCGGTTCAGATGCTAAACGCTTTAGCAAAGGTTATCCTGCATACGCTTACCAAGGTGAAGCGCGTTACTCACTAGGTGTTCAATTCCGTTTCTAA
- a CDS encoding tryptophan halogenase family protein yields MDIKKVAILGGGTAGWLTANHLGKALIGQGISITVIESPDIPTIGVGEGTVPMMRETLKYFGISESQFIKECDATFKQSIKFVNWLDKTAHGEGNFYHHLFDFPFPNNRDLTPFWLRTQHKSFAQTVSFQANVCEAKKAPKKISTPEYVGETTYAYHLNAKKFAELLQNHAVNKFSVAHQVSTVIDATVNNTDIELIVTDTHGEQVFDFYVDCSGFNCYLLGKKLNIPFVDMSHKLPIDKAITAQIPTEDDAEIPPYTIATAHEAGWIWDIALKNRRGTGFVYSSNYLSDEEAKQKFERYLGQSLEGIVSRVIPMKIGYREQFWQGNCVAIGLSQGFVEPLEATAILVTDFCARHLAERFPRSKSELPACQSRFNRNVKYAWDRVIDFIQLHYYLSDRQDSAFWLDWKNVDRLSDELKQKLAIWQNNPPLSTDFFSKFEVFDVENYLYVLYGMHYLTKPSYIDAKSFEQDQILAQQVEDHSQKLIASLPSHRELIDKLARFDFSKL; encoded by the coding sequence ATGGATATAAAAAAAGTCGCTATTTTAGGTGGGGGCACTGCGGGGTGGTTAACAGCAAATCACTTAGGTAAAGCTCTGATCGGGCAAGGTATATCAATTACCGTAATTGAGTCTCCTGATATACCAACCATAGGTGTTGGTGAGGGGACTGTGCCTATGATGAGAGAAACACTCAAATACTTTGGGATCAGCGAAAGTCAATTTATCAAAGAATGTGATGCGACATTTAAGCAATCTATCAAGTTTGTAAATTGGTTAGACAAAACGGCACACGGTGAAGGTAATTTTTATCATCACTTATTTGATTTTCCTTTTCCAAATAATCGAGATTTAACTCCTTTTTGGCTACGCACACAACACAAGTCATTTGCCCAAACGGTCTCATTTCAAGCAAATGTATGCGAGGCTAAAAAAGCCCCAAAAAAGATTTCAACACCTGAATATGTCGGCGAAACGACTTATGCATATCATCTTAATGCGAAAAAATTTGCCGAATTATTACAAAACCATGCAGTAAATAAGTTTTCTGTTGCACATCAAGTGAGTACTGTGATTGATGCGACTGTTAATAATACTGACATTGAGTTGATAGTAACGGACACTCATGGTGAGCAAGTTTTTGATTTTTATGTAGATTGCTCGGGATTTAATTGTTACTTGTTGGGTAAAAAATTAAATATACCATTTGTGGATATGAGCCATAAGCTCCCCATAGATAAAGCTATTACGGCGCAAATACCTACTGAGGATGATGCTGAAATCCCTCCATATACAATTGCTACTGCACATGAAGCAGGTTGGATATGGGATATAGCGCTAAAAAATAGGCGTGGAACCGGTTTTGTTTATTCGTCAAACTATCTTTCAGATGAAGAGGCAAAACAAAAGTTTGAGCGTTATCTCGGTCAGTCTTTAGAGGGCATAGTTTCTCGAGTAATTCCAATGAAAATTGGCTATCGAGAACAGTTTTGGCAAGGCAACTGCGTTGCAATTGGTTTGTCCCAAGGTTTTGTTGAACCATTAGAAGCAACTGCCATTTTAGTAACCGATTTTTGTGCTCGACATTTAGCAGAGCGTTTTCCTCGCTCAAAATCAGAGCTACCAGCTTGTCAGAGCCGGTTCAACCGTAATGTAAAATATGCATGGGATCGCGTTATTGATTTTATACAATTGCATTATTATTTATCAGATAGACAGGATTCTGCTTTTTGGTTGGATTGGAAAAACGTCGATCGCTTATCTGATGAACTAAAACAAAAGTTAGCGATTTGGCAAAATAATCCGCCTTTATCGACCGACTTCTTTTCAAAGTTTGAAGTGTTTGATGTAGAAAATTATTTATATGTTTTGTATGGAATGCATTATTTAACTAAGCCATCATATATAGACGCTAAGTCATTCGAGCAAGATCAAATATTGGCTCAACAAGTAGAAGATCATAGTCAAAAATTAATAGCGAGCCTTCCTTCACATCGCGAATTAATAGATAAACTTGCTAGATTTGACTTCAGTAAGCTATAA
- a CDS encoding tryptophan halogenase family protein, with translation MTDLRNVIVVGGGTSGWLSATYLASSFKKTGRNIKVTLIESANIPTIGVGEGTFPTIVNTLYEIGLSEKDFLASCDASFKQGALFKNWLHDPQERTHGYYHPFEPPEMPKGIDLSAYWVKRKKAGTMSHDFSHATCVQAQLCDHNLAPKTTETPEFSWLAKYAYHLDAAKLGKVLQKHGTEKLNIEHIFADIEDVNIDNDGYIASITSNEGKTFLADFFVDCTGFRSLLLGKALTVPFVSQSQYLSVDSAVTLQVSYEKDDSPIATHTISTAQEAGWIWDISLQSRRGTGYVYSSKHTTPERAEAVLKAYHNIDADTDISLRHIHFDVGYREKSWYKNCCAIGFSSGFVEPLEATAIAMVEAGVRSLAARFPQHRAAMDIRQQQYNEIFVSRWKNIIDFIKLHYCLSKRKDTAFWQEHTSSKTLPASLKARLEAWKYYGITDGDLPYKYDLFTLASWQYILYGLEFLPDYVESAPLPDTLIDKAFESIQIKGSNAKKQLKNNRDLIQNYL, from the coding sequence ATGACAGATTTGAGAAATGTAATTGTAGTCGGTGGTGGCACCTCTGGATGGTTAAGTGCAACTTATCTAGCAAGTAGCTTTAAAAAAACAGGCCGTAATATCAAAGTTACTTTAATTGAATCAGCCAACATTCCAACGATTGGTGTCGGAGAAGGTACATTTCCGACTATAGTGAATACCTTGTATGAAATAGGTTTATCTGAAAAAGATTTCCTTGCCTCTTGTGATGCGAGCTTTAAACAAGGTGCACTGTTTAAAAATTGGCTCCATGACCCTCAAGAGCGCACTCATGGCTATTATCATCCTTTTGAACCACCTGAAATGCCAAAAGGCATAGACCTCAGTGCCTATTGGGTAAAAAGAAAAAAGGCAGGAACAATGTCACATGATTTTAGTCATGCTACCTGTGTTCAGGCCCAATTATGTGATCATAATTTAGCGCCCAAAACTACAGAAACACCCGAATTTTCATGGCTTGCTAAATATGCATATCATCTGGATGCCGCCAAACTCGGAAAAGTTCTACAAAAGCATGGTACCGAAAAGCTCAATATTGAGCATATCTTTGCTGATATTGAAGACGTGAATATAGATAACGATGGTTATATCGCGTCGATAACAAGTAATGAAGGTAAAACATTTTTAGCTGATTTTTTTGTTGATTGTACGGGTTTTAGATCTTTACTGTTAGGCAAAGCACTAACAGTACCATTCGTTAGTCAGTCGCAATATTTAAGTGTCGATTCAGCGGTAACGCTGCAAGTATCGTATGAAAAAGATGACTCACCAATAGCAACCCATACTATTTCAACGGCTCAAGAAGCCGGTTGGATTTGGGATATATCGCTTCAATCAAGACGAGGGACTGGTTATGTCTATTCATCAAAACATACTACTCCTGAACGGGCAGAAGCCGTTCTTAAGGCTTATCATAATATTGATGCAGACACTGATATTTCGCTAAGGCATATTCATTTTGATGTGGGTTACCGTGAAAAGTCATGGTACAAAAACTGCTGTGCGATTGGTTTTTCCAGTGGATTTGTTGAACCTCTTGAAGCGACGGCTATTGCGATGGTTGAGGCTGGAGTTCGCTCTCTTGCTGCACGCTTCCCACAACACAGAGCTGCGATGGACATAAGACAACAGCAATACAATGAAATTTTTGTATCGCGCTGGAAAAATATCATTGATTTCATCAAGCTTCATTATTGTCTCTCTAAACGAAAAGATACGGCTTTTTGGCAAGAACATACCAGTAGTAAGACACTACCTGCTAGTTTAAAAGCTCGGCTTGAGGCATGGAAATATTATGGTATTACCGATGGTGACTTACCATATAAATATGACTTATTTACCTTGGCCAGCTGGCAATATATTCTCTATGGGCTTGAGTTTTTACCTGATTACGTGGAATCAGCGCCATTACCCGATACATTAATCGATAAAGCATTTGAATCTATTCAAATCAAAGGCTCTAACGCGAAAAAGCAATTAAAAAATAATCGCGATTTAATTCAAAATTATCTATAA
- a CDS encoding DUF6445 family protein yields the protein MFYLNNDFTVKKITIPSSNHILFIIDDFLKNPEVLVNFAKNTAYFNPPGADGTFYPGKRDKMPAPYKRALSELLHTLTTQGYSDKFLDVDVYRSEISITTLKENELSIYQKLPHVDCYENNEFATVHYLCSEQHGGTSFYKYKSTGETEINGDNAVIDMIKSLKEFENEHSGYLQGSTRLFEQVFTVKPKFNRIIIYSGNILHCADLKGEINQTSDLSLGRLTVASFFCIKK from the coding sequence ATGTTTTATTTAAATAATGACTTCACGGTTAAAAAAATTACGATCCCTTCATCAAATCACATACTATTTATCATTGACGACTTCTTAAAGAACCCAGAAGTTCTTGTTAACTTCGCCAAAAACACAGCTTATTTTAACCCTCCAGGTGCAGATGGCACATTTTATCCCGGAAAAAGAGATAAAATGCCTGCACCTTATAAACGTGCTCTTAGTGAATTACTGCATACACTCACTACACAAGGTTATAGTGATAAATTTTTAGATGTAGATGTTTATAGAAGTGAAATTTCAATAACCACCTTAAAAGAAAATGAGCTCTCTATTTATCAAAAGCTACCCCATGTAGATTGTTACGAGAATAACGAATTTGCGACTGTTCATTATTTATGCAGCGAACAACATGGTGGGACTTCTTTTTATAAATACAAATCTACCGGTGAAACAGAAATTAATGGTGACAACGCTGTCATCGATATGATTAAATCATTAAAAGAGTTTGAAAATGAGCACTCTGGTTACTTACAAGGAAGCACACGCTTATTCGAACAAGTTTTTACCGTGAAGCCTAAGTTTAATCGCATCATTATTTATTCTGGAAATATACTACACTGTGCTGATTTAAAAGGTGAAATTAACCAAACCTCTGATTTAAGTTTGGGTAGATTAACCGTTGCTTCTTTCTTTTGTATCAAAAAATAA
- a CDS encoding TonB-dependent receptor: MLANNFKKSILAINIGLVLTAGMTGTVYAADEVKVQEEVEVIEVRGIRRSLEAALNTKRFANAVVDSISAEDIGKMPDKNIAESLQRIPGVSITRNFAGEGGSVSIRGTNPELTAISLNGNYVASTGWFSQQAMSRSFDMDLMPAEMVAGVDVYKSPTASLDEGGVGGSVVMRTRKPLELDSMTIFGSLEMQDNSIADDNGFGGTGLVSWKNEESNFGILGSLSTLETVGRAHKAENYMDDGWAGAGIAEFNQTRKRDAVNFVVQYAPSDALEMSFNYFGVDLDAGNSNQNYLIIAGTDVAGFNSTVSGATEFGPLGFALNGTRTGGPFDDQNTRNAEVDTKVYSYEANYTAESYTAKFILGKTEASGGDGGNYNIGWTSTNPNQTIEFDMTRKNDMLLKPSNTDAGNHAEYVMNTPAVTEGVRSDEETFAQLDLDFAVEIGSITNIKTGLKVRDHEFLSYSNRWSFAPGINLGANGQPLTKADFADGHFDHSGVGLVAGSPTNIARTDGAALRKHINSFKNGSTLNKDGWGKVSEDITAAYVQSDYSGDGFRGNVGLRYVQTDTTSTYYDFVTLDFKTTEKRNYADWLPSFNLALDLDDTLILRMSAAKVMSRPNYTFMNPASSYNETTQTYTRGSVDLDPYRANQADIGIEWYFNESSLISASLFSKDIKSFIIQGGNVSQIQVGGQTRFVSAPAQGLGGQIEGLELQYQQAFGEFGVLANLTYAEGYGLQQSNGQIVKAGLPGLSKLTMNLTGYYETDLYSVRVAYNHRDEYLAESTGIGGTTLWDAHGYVDLSATWHINENLDLSLEMTNLLEETTTQRLDGAYDAMRLAAENGRNSYLKLSYRF; this comes from the coding sequence GTGTTAGCTAACAATTTTAAAAAAAGCATATTAGCAATAAACATCGGTCTAGTATTGACCGCAGGTATGACGGGCACTGTTTATGCTGCTGATGAAGTTAAAGTTCAAGAAGAAGTTGAAGTTATTGAAGTGCGTGGTATACGCCGCTCGTTAGAAGCTGCATTAAATACGAAACGTTTCGCTAACGCGGTAGTTGATTCAATTTCAGCTGAAGACATTGGTAAAATGCCAGATAAAAATATCGCTGAATCGCTTCAACGCATTCCTGGTGTGTCAATTACTCGTAACTTTGCGGGAGAGGGCGGTTCAGTTTCAATCCGTGGTACGAATCCCGAGTTAACGGCCATTTCTTTAAATGGGAACTATGTTGCTTCGACAGGTTGGTTTTCTCAACAAGCAATGTCGCGCTCTTTTGATATGGATTTAATGCCAGCTGAAATGGTTGCAGGGGTAGATGTTTATAAATCACCAACAGCTTCATTAGATGAAGGTGGTGTGGGCGGTAGCGTGGTAATGCGTACTCGCAAACCACTAGAGCTAGACTCAATGACCATCTTCGGTTCATTAGAAATGCAAGATAACAGCATTGCTGATGACAATGGGTTTGGCGGTACGGGTCTTGTTAGCTGGAAAAATGAAGAAAGCAATTTTGGTATTTTAGGCTCACTTTCTACCCTTGAAACAGTTGGCCGGGCACATAAAGCTGAAAACTACATGGACGATGGTTGGGCGGGTGCCGGTATTGCTGAGTTTAACCAAACACGTAAGCGTGATGCGGTAAACTTTGTTGTGCAATATGCGCCTTCTGATGCGCTAGAAATGTCATTTAACTATTTTGGTGTTGATTTAGATGCGGGTAACTCAAATCAAAACTACTTAATTATCGCAGGTACTGATGTAGCAGGATTTAATTCAACGGTTTCAGGTGCAACTGAATTTGGTCCGTTAGGTTTTGCACTCAATGGTACACGCACAGGCGGTCCATTTGATGATCAAAATACCCGTAATGCAGAGGTTGATACCAAAGTGTATTCGTACGAAGCTAATTATACAGCAGAATCGTACACCGCTAAGTTTATCTTAGGTAAAACCGAAGCATCAGGTGGTGATGGTGGTAACTATAACATTGGTTGGACGTCAACTAATCCTAATCAAACCATTGAGTTTGATATGACACGTAAAAACGATATGTTGTTAAAACCAAGCAATACCGATGCTGGCAATCATGCTGAATACGTAATGAATACGCCGGCAGTGACAGAAGGTGTTCGTTCAGATGAAGAAACTTTTGCGCAATTAGATCTTGATTTTGCTGTTGAAATTGGCTCAATTACCAATATCAAAACAGGTTTAAAAGTACGTGATCATGAGTTTTTAAGCTACTCAAATAGATGGAGTTTTGCACCAGGAATTAACCTAGGTGCCAATGGCCAACCACTTACTAAAGCAGATTTTGCTGATGGTCATTTTGATCACTCAGGAGTTGGTTTAGTTGCAGGCTCACCCACTAATATTGCTCGAACTGATGGCGCGGCACTGCGTAAACATATTAACAGCTTTAAAAATGGCTCAACCTTAAATAAAGATGGTTGGGGTAAAGTATCAGAAGATATTACAGCAGCATATGTGCAAAGTGATTATTCTGGCGATGGTTTCCGAGGTAACGTAGGGTTACGTTATGTTCAAACTGATACCACATCAACATACTACGATTTTGTTACCCTAGATTTTAAAACAACTGAAAAGCGTAATTATGCAGATTGGTTACCAAGCTTTAATTTAGCCTTAGACCTTGATGATACTTTAATTTTACGTATGTCAGCGGCAAAAGTTATGAGCCGTCCCAACTATACCTTTATGAATCCAGCATCAAGCTATAACGAAACAACGCAAACCTATACCCGTGGTTCGGTTGATCTTGATCCGTATCGTGCAAACCAAGCTGATATTGGTATTGAGTGGTACTTCAATGAGTCGTCATTGATTTCTGCGTCACTCTTTAGCAAAGATATTAAGTCATTCATTATCCAAGGCGGGAATGTGTCACAAATCCAGGTTGGAGGTCAAACGCGCTTTGTTAGTGCTCCAGCACAAGGTCTAGGCGGTCAAATTGAAGGCCTTGAACTGCAATACCAACAAGCATTTGGTGAATTTGGTGTACTTGCTAACTTAACGTATGCCGAAGGTTATGGTTTACAACAATCAAATGGTCAAATCGTTAAAGCAGGTTTACCGGGTTTATCTAAGCTAACCATGAACTTAACTGGTTACTACGAAACAGATTTGTACTCAGTACGTGTAGCTTATAATCACCGTGATGAATACCTAGCTGAAAGCACAGGGATTGGCGGTACAACACTTTGGGATGCGCACGGTTATGTTGATTTATCAGCAACGTGGCATATCAATGAAAACCTAGATTTAAGCCTAGAAATGACTAACTTGCTTGAAGAAACAACAACGCAACGTTTAGATGGTGCGTATGACGCAATGCGTTTAGCAGCAGAAAATGGTCGTAATAGTTATTTGAAATTGTCTTACCGTTTCTAA
- a CDS encoding tryptophan halogenase family protein — MSHRVNQVVIIGGGTAGWLTAAVLSSQLQSTNKEAVQVTLVESPNIPILGVGEGTWPNLRATLKQIGVSEAEFMKGCDATFKQGALFCNWMKSVNEQTHQYYHPLNTVFHSSYEFSLAPYWLLGHSERSRYDHAVATQSLVCEAGLGPKEKTTPEYQAVQEYSYHLNANKFARFLTKHCTEKLGVKYIQANVLKANRDGDDYVTSVTTDSEQYDAICGDLFVDCSGTTPVLFEQTYHIPWVDISDVILNDTAIAMQVPYADPERDIASHTIMTAQDNGWIWDIGLYNRRGVGHVFSSKHTDIKTAEKQLRDYIGQEAEGLTARVIPLKLGYREKFWHKNCVAIGMSAGFVEPLEASAIYLYDAAAKMLADQFPRTRESMQYVEEKFNRSFNMRMIRTIDFIKLHYCISDRDDSAYWRDNCSNKTIPKALQQRLLHWKEHPPTKYDFDNAWEPFNLDSYLYVLYGMKYQTSLAHNQDGFIYSDKAKAKFRDVSMMADKLVTHLPKHRDLLKKVYQFGFTKI; from the coding sequence ATGTCACATCGAGTAAATCAAGTTGTCATCATAGGTGGTGGTACCGCAGGTTGGTTAACTGCTGCCGTTTTATCGAGTCAGCTACAAAGTACAAATAAAGAAGCGGTGCAAGTAACTCTTGTTGAATCACCAAATATTCCTATTTTAGGTGTCGGAGAAGGTACTTGGCCAAATCTTAGGGCAACGCTTAAACAGATTGGCGTCAGTGAAGCTGAGTTTATGAAAGGGTGTGATGCTACCTTCAAACAAGGGGCATTATTTTGTAATTGGATGAAGTCAGTAAACGAGCAAACTCATCAGTATTATCATCCGCTTAACACCGTATTTCACTCATCGTATGAATTTAGCCTCGCGCCATATTGGTTGTTAGGTCACAGCGAACGTTCACGCTATGATCATGCGGTTGCGACCCAAAGTTTAGTCTGTGAAGCAGGCCTTGGGCCTAAAGAAAAAACGACTCCAGAATACCAAGCAGTACAAGAATACTCATATCATTTAAATGCCAATAAATTTGCCCGCTTTTTAACCAAACATTGCACTGAAAAACTGGGTGTAAAATACATTCAAGCCAATGTATTAAAAGCAAATCGCGATGGCGATGATTATGTCACCTCTGTCACTACCGACAGTGAGCAATACGACGCAATTTGTGGCGATTTATTTGTTGATTGTAGTGGTACAACACCGGTTTTATTTGAGCAAACCTACCACATTCCTTGGGTTGATATTAGTGATGTCATCCTCAATGATACCGCTATTGCCATGCAAGTACCGTACGCCGATCCTGAGCGTGACATTGCTTCACACACCATTATGACCGCGCAAGACAACGGTTGGATTTGGGATATTGGTTTATATAACCGTCGTGGTGTAGGCCATGTTTTTAGTAGTAAACACACTGATATCAAGACTGCGGAAAAACAACTACGCGATTACATAGGCCAAGAAGCCGAAGGTTTAACTGCCAGAGTGATCCCATTAAAATTGGGCTATCGTGAAAAGTTTTGGCATAAAAACTGTGTTGCCATTGGCATGTCTGCTGGATTTGTAGAGCCACTTGAAGCATCAGCTATCTACCTTTATGACGCAGCGGCAAAAATGTTGGCAGATCAATTTCCGCGAACTCGAGAGTCTATGCAATATGTTGAAGAGAAATTTAATCGCTCGTTTAACATGCGGATGATCAGAACTATTGATTTTATTAAGTTACATTATTGTATTTCAGATCGTGATGACAGTGCTTATTGGCGCGATAACTGTTCAAATAAAACCATTCCTAAAGCACTGCAGCAACGTTTATTGCATTGGAAAGAGCATCCACCGACAAAGTATGACTTTGATAATGCGTGGGAGCCGTTTAATTTAGATAGTTATCTTTATGTGCTTTATGGCATGAAATACCAAACGAGTCTTGCTCACAATCAAGATGGCTTTATTTATTCAGACAAAGCCAAGGCTAAGTTTCGTGATGTAAGTATGATGGCCGATAAATTAGTCACGCATTTACCTAAGCATCGTGATTTACTAAAAAAAGTTTATCAGTTTGGTTTTACAAAGATTTAA